CCGCAATCACCCAGGTGGCTGCAATCACCCACGTGGTCACAATCACCCAGGTGGCTGCAATCACCCAGGTGGCTGCAATCACTCAGGTGGCCGCAATCACTCAGGTGGCCGCAATCACCCAGGTGGCCACAATCACCCAGGTGGCTGCAATCACCCAGGTGGCCGCAATCACCCAGGTGGCCGCAATCACCCAGGTGGCCGCAATCACCCAAGTGGCCGCAATCACCCAGGTGGCCGCAATCACCCAGGTGGCCGCAATCACCCAGGTGGCCGCAATCACCCAGGTGACCGCAATCACCCAGGTGGCCGCAATCACCCAGGTGGCCACAATCACTCAGGTGGCTGCAATCACCCAGGTTGCAACAATCACTCAGGTGGCTGCAATCACCCAGGTGGCTGCAATCACCCAGGTGGCCGCAATCACCCAGGTGGCCGCAATCACCCAGGTGGCCGCAATTACCCAGGTGGCCGCAATCACCCAGGTAACCGCAATCACCCAGGTGGCCGCAATCACCCAGGTGACCGCAATCACCCAGGTGGCCGCAATCACCCAGGTGGCCGCAATCACCCAGGTGGCCGCAATCACCCAGGTGGCCGCAATCACCCAGGTGACCGCAATCACCCAGGTGGCCGCAATCACCCAGGTGGCCGCAATCACCCAGGTGGCCGCAATCACCCAGGTGGCCGCAATCACCCAGGTGGCCGCAATCATCGAGGTGGCCGCAATCACCCAGGTGGCCGCAATCACCCAGGTGGCCGCAATCACCCAAGTGGCTGCAATCATCGAGGTGGCCGCAATCACCCAGGTAGCCACAATCACCCAGGTGGCCACAATCACCCAGCTGGCCGCAATCACCCAGGTGGCCACAATCACCCAGGTGGCCGCAAtcactcaggtggccacaatcacCCAGCTGGCCGCAATCACTCAGGTGGCCGCAATCACCCAGGTGGCCGCAAtcactcaggtggccacaatcactcaggtggccgcaatcacccaggtggccgcaatcactcaggtggccacaatcacccaggtggccgcaatcactcaggtggccacaatcacCCAGGTGGCCGCAATCACCCAGGTGGCTGCAATCACCCAAGTGGCCACAATCACCCAGGTGGCCGCAATCACCCAGGTGGCTGCAATCACCCAAGTGGCCACAATCACCCAGGTGGCCGCAATCACCCAAGTGGCCGCAATCACCCAGGTGGCCACAATCACCCAGGTGGCCGCAATCACCCAGGTGGCTGCAATCACCCAAGTGGCCACAATCACCCAGGTGGCCGCAATCACCCAGGTGGCTGCAGTCACCCAAGTGGCCACAATCACCCAAGTGGCCACAATCACCCAGGTGGCCGCAATCACCCAGGTGGCCGCAATCACCCAGGTGGCCGCAATCACCCAGGTGGCCACAATCACCCAAGTGGCCGCAATCACCCAGGTGGCCGCAATCACCCAGGTGGCCGCAATCACCCAGGTGGCCACAATCACCCAAGTGGCCACAATCACCCAGGTGGCCGCAATCACCCAAGTGGCCACAATCACCCAGGTGGCCGCAATCACCCAAGTGGCCACAATCACCCAGGTGGCTGCAATCACCCAAGTGGCCACAATCACCCAGGTGGCCGCAATCACCCAAGTGGCCACAATCACCCAGGTGGCCGCAATCACCCAAGTGGCCACAATCACCCAGGTGGCTGCAATCACCCAAGTGGCCACAATCACCCAGGTGGCCGCAATCACCCAAGTGGCCACAATCACCCAGGTGGCCGCAATCACCCAAGTGGCCACAATCACCCAGGTGGCTGCAATCACCCAAGTGGCCACAATCACCCAGGTGGCCGCAATCACCCAAGTGGCCACAATCACCCAGGTGGCCGCAATCACCCAAGTGGCCGCAATCACCCAGGTGGCCGCAATCACCCAAGTGGCCACAATCACCCAGGTGGCCGCAATCACCCAAGTGGCCACAATCACCCAGGTGGCTGCAATCACCCAAGTGGCCACAATCACCCAGGTGGCCGCAATCACCCAAGTGGCCGCAATCACCCAGGTGGCCGCAATCACCCAAGTGGCCACAATCACCCAGGTGGCCGCAATCACCCAAGTGGCCACAATCACCCAAGTGGCCTCAATCACCCAGGTGGCCGCAATCACCCAAGTGGCCACAATCACCCAGGTGGCTGCAATCACCCAAGTGGCCACAATCACCCAGGTGGCCGCAATCACCCAGGTGGCCACAATCACCCAGGTGGCCGCAATCACCCAAGTTGCCGCAATCACCCAAGTGGCCGCAATCACCCAGGTGGCCGCAATCACCCAAGTGGCCGCAATCACCCAGGTGGCCGCAATCACCCAAGTGGCCACAATCACCCAGGTGGCCGCAATCACCCAAGTGGCCACAATCACCCAGGTGGCCGCAATCACCCAGGTGGCCACAATCACCCAGGTGGCCGCAATCACCCAAGTGGCCGCAATCACCCAAGTGGCCGCAATCACCCAGGTGGCCACAATCACCCAAGTGGCCGCAATCACCCAGGTGGCCGCAATCACCCAGGTGGCCGCAATCACCCAGGTGGCCGCAATGTCACTTCCGTAAAAATATATTAACTCAAtatgtaaaaataaaataaagataTGAGCTAATAATGAAACAAAAATTTAACAAATTTAAACTAAAATACATTTTTATTAAATTTGTCACCTTTTTCATTTTAGATTTTAAGATATGATTGTGTTAATAAAATATAACAGTAAAGTAATATTTGgaccatatgaacaaatccacaagggcagtgacgagggttcgaacctacgaccGAGAAGATCCCAGACGAGCCTTAATTCACTAAGCTacatggaaaaaaattgcaaccgggaaatcctcCCGAcctacacggatcctgcagcctctccgagacacaaaccagagttttacacaacttcccccatgcacccgggctctgtcaataggctgttctacctcttcacctTCACTTCatgacacacacaaatcacaatagtgtgatgcatcaaatgaacaaatccatcctTTGTGGAATTGTTCAGTTTTACACACACCAAGACCCTCAGTCTGCCCTCACACACCACGACCCCCAGTCTGCCCTCACACACCAAGACCctcagtctccccccacacaccacgaccCTCAGTCTGCCCTCACACACCAAGACCctcagtctccccccacacaccacgaccCTCAGTCTGCCCTCACACACCAAGACCctcagtctccccccacacaccacgaccctcagtctgccctcacacaccacgaccctcagtctcccctcacacaccacgaccctcagtctccccccacacactacgaCCCCCAgtctccctccacacaccacgaccctcagtctctccccacacactacgaccctcagtctccccccacacaccacgaccctcagtctcccctcacacaccacgaccctcagtctccccccacacaccacgaccctcagtctccccccacacaccacgaccctcagtctcccccacacactacgACCCCCAgtctccctccacacaccacgaccctcagtctccccccacacaccacgaccctcagtctccccccacacactacgaCCCCCAgtctccctccacacaccacgaccctcagtctctccccacacactacgaccctcagtctccccccacacaccacgaccctcagtctcccctcacacaccacgaccctcagtctctccccacacactacgaccctcagtctcccctcacacaccacgaccctcagtctctccccacacactacgaccctcagtctccccccacacaccacgaccctcagtctcccctcacacaccacgaccctcagtctctccccacacaccacgaccctcagtctccccccacacactacgaCCCTCAGTCTGCCCTCACACAACACGACCCTCAgtctcccctcacacaccacgaccctcagtctccccccacacactacgaccctcagtctccccccacacaccacgaccctcagtctcccctcacacaccacgaccctcagtctctccccacacactacgaccctcagtctccccccacacactacgatcctcagtctccccccacacaccacgaccctcagtctgccctcacacaccacgaccctcagtctcccccccacacaccacgaccctcagtctccccccacacactacgaccctcagtctcccccccacacaccacgaccctcagtctccccccacacactacgaCCCTcagtctctccacacacactacgaccctcagtctccccccacacactacgaccctcagtctcccctcacacactacgaccctcagtctcccccccacacaccacgaccctcagtctccccccacacaccacgaccctcagtctccccccacacactacgaCCCTcagtctctccccacacactatacgaccctcagtctcccccacacaccacgaccctcagtctcccctcacacactacgaccctcagtctccccccacacaccacgaccctcagtctctccccacacactacaaccctcagtctccccccacacaccacgaccctcagtctccccccacacaccacgaccctcagtctccccccacacactacgaccctcagtctccccccacacaccacgacccaccgtctccccccacacactacgaccctcagtctccccccacacactacgaccctcagtctccccccacacaccacgacccaccgtctcccccacacactacgacccccagtctccccccacacaccacgaccctcagtctccccccacacaccacgaccctcagtctccccccacacaccacaaccctcagtctccccccacacaccacgaccAACAgatacccccccacacaccacgaccctaagtctctccccacacaccacgaccctcagtctccccccacacaccacgaccAACAgatacccccccacacaccacgaccAACAgatacccccccacacaccacgacccaccgtctcccccacacactacgacccccagtctccccccacacaccacgaccctcagtctccccccacacaccacgaccctcagtctccccccacacaccacgaccctaagtctccccccacacaccacgaccctcagtctccccccacacaccacgaccAACAgatacccccccacacaccacgacccaccgtctcccccacacactacgacccccagtctccccccacacaccacgaccctcagtctccccccacacaccacgaccctcagtctccccccacacaccacgaccctcagtctccccccacacaccacgaccAACAgatacccccccacacaccacgaccCACCGTCTCCCCCACACTACGACCcccagtctccccccacacaccacgaccctcagtctccccccacacaccacgaccctcagtctccccccacacaccacgaccctccgtctccccccacacactacgacccccagtctccccccacacaccacgaccctcagtctccccccacacaccacgatcctcagtctccccccacacaccacgacccaccgtctccccccacacactacgaccctcagtctccccccacacactacgaccctccgtctccccccacacaccacgacccaccgtctccccccacacaccacgacccaccgtctccccccacacaccacgtcccaccgtctccccccacacaccacgaccctccgtctccccccacacaccacgacccaccgtctccccccacacaccacgacccaccgtttccccccacacaccacgaccCACGACCCCCAGATACTTCCTGTGAGACATTTCTCGCGGGTAAATCTGGGGTTTTCCTGGCGCGAGGCCGTCCACACCTCCAAGAATTTCCTGATATTTCTTCCCTGTCCCAAGGACAGCTGGTCTAAGTTACTTGTCACTCACagcctccctgtctctgtccctcacccacctgcaccacaacactcccccacctgcaccacaacacccccccacctcccccacctgcatcacaacaccctcccacctcccccacctgcaccacaacaccccctcacctcccccacctgcaccacaacaccctcccacctcccccacctgcaccacaacactcccccacctcccccacctgcaccacaacaccccccacctcccccacctgcaccacaacacccccccacctcccccacctgcactacaacacccccacctcccccacctgcaccacaacactcccccacctcccccacctgcaccacaacacccccacctcccccacctgcaccacaacaccccccacctcccccacctgcaccacaacaccccccacctcccccacctgcaccccaacactcccacctcccccacctgcaccacaacactcccccacctgcaccacaacaccccccacctcccccacctgcaccccaacactcccccacctcccccacctgcaccacaacacccccccacctcccccacctgcaccacaacaccccccacctcccccacctgcaccacaacaccccccacctcccccacctgcaccacaacaccctcccacctcccccacctcccccacctgcaccacaacacccccccacctgcaccacaacaccccccacctcccccacctgcaccacaacaccccccacctccctcacctgcaccacaacaccctcccacctcccccacctgcaccacaacacccccccacctgcaccacaacaccccccacctcccccacctgcaccccaacacccccccacctcccccacctgcaccccaacaccccctcacctcccccacctgcaccacaacactcccacctcccccacctgcaccacaacaccccccacctgcccacctgcaccacaacaccccccacctccccacctgcaccacaacaccccccacctcccccacctgcaccacaacaccccccacctcccccacctgcaccacaacaccccccacctcccccacctgcaccacaacactccccccacctgcaccacaacaccccccacctcccccacctgcaccacaacacctcccacctcccccacctgcaccacaacaccccccacctccccacctgcaccacaacaccccccacctcccccacctgcaccacaacaccccccacctcccccacctgcaccacaacaccccccccacctcccccacctgcaccacaacactcccccacctcccccacctgcaccacaacaccccccacttgcaccacaacaccccccacctcctccacctgcaccacaacaccccccacctcctccacctgcaccacaacaccccccacctcccccacctgcaccacaacactcccccatctcccccacctgcaccacaacaccccctcacctcccccacctgcaccacaacaccctcccacctcccccacctgcaccacaacaccctcccacctcccccacctgcaccacaacactcccccacctcccccacctgcaccacaacaccccctcacctcccccacctgcaccacaacaccccctcacctcccccacctgcaccacaacaccctcccacctcccccacctgcaccacaacaccctcccacctcccccacctgcaccacaacaccccctcacctcccccacctgcaccacaacaccccctcacctcccccacctgcaccacaacaccctcccacctcccccacctgcaccacaacaccctcccacctcccccacctgcaccacaacaccccctcacctcccccacctgcaccacaacaccctcccacctcccccacctgcaccacaacaccctcccacctcccccacctgcaccacaacaccccccacctcccccacctgcaccacaacaccccctcacctcccccacctgcaccacaacaccctcccacctcccccacctgcaccacaacaccccccacctcccccacctgcaccacaacaccctcccacctcccccacctgcaccacaacaccctcccacctcctccacctgcaccacaacactcccccacctcccccacctgcaccacaacaccccctcacctcccccacctgcaccacaacaccccctcacctcccccacctgcaccacaacaccctcccacctcccccacctgcaccacaacacccccccacctcccccacctgcaccacaacaccccctcacctcccccacctgcaccacaacaccccctcacctcccccacctgcaccacaacaccccctcacctcccccacctgcaccacaacaccccctcacctcccccacctgcaccacaacaccccctcacctcccccacctgcaccacaacaccctcccacctcccccacctgcaccccaacacccccccacctcccccacctgcaccacaacaccctcccacctcccccacctgcaccacaacaccctcccacctcccccacctgcaccacaacaccccccacctcccccacctgcaccacaacaccccctcacctcccccacctgcaccacaacaccctcccacctcccccacctgcaccacaacaccctcccacctcccccacctgcaccacaacaccctcccacctcccccacctgcaccacaacaccccccacctcccccacctgcaccacaacaccccctcacctccccacctgcaccccaacaccctcccacctcccccacctgcaccacaacaccccctcacctcccccacctgcaccacaacaccctcccacctcccccacctgcaccacaacaccctcccacctcccccacctgcaccacaacaccctcccacctcccccacctgcaccacaacacccccacctcccccacctgcaccacaacaccctcccacctcctccacctgcaccacaacaccctcccacctcccccacctgcaacacaacaccccccccccacctcccccacctgcaccacaacaccctcccacctcccccacctgcaccacaacaccccccccacctcccccacctgcaccacaacactcccccacctcccccacctgcactacaacacccccccacctcccccacctgcaccacaacaccccccacctcccccacctgcaccacaacaccccccacctcccccacctgcacctcaacaccccccacctcccccacctgcaccacaacaccccccacctcccccacgtgcaccacaacaccccccacctcccccacctgcaccacaacaccccccacctcccccacctgcaccacaacaccctcccacctcccccacctgcaccacaacaccctcttacttcccccacctcccccacctgtaccacaacaccccccacctgcaccacaacaccccccacctcccccacctgcaccacaacaccccccacctcccccacctgcaccacaacactcccccacctcccccacctgcaccacaacaccccccacctcccccacctgcaccacaacaccccccacctccccacctgcaccacaacactccccccacctcccccacctgcaccacaacaccccccccacctgcaccacaacaccccccccccacctgcactccaacaccccccacctcccccacctgcaccccaacacccccccccacctcccccacctgcactcTGTAAGCCAGTTCACtttcactaccacctacactcccCAACCACTCTCGTTCTCTGGGGGTGCACTCGCCTATTTGTGAGTGCATGATCGAGTTCTAGCTCCTTGGATCCGGCCTTTACAACAGCTGGTTCTCTAATGACCTCGTCTCAAGCTGCCATCCACCCCCTCTCCCCAAGCTGCCATCCACCCCTCTCCCCAAGCTGCCATCCACCCCCTCTCCCCAAGCTGCCATCCACCCCTCTCCCCAAGCTGCCATCCACCCCTCTCCCCAAGCTGCCATCCACCCCCTCTCCCCAAGCTGCCATCCACACCCTCTCCCCAAGCTGCCATCCACCCCACTCCACAAGCTGCCATCCACCCCTCTCCCCAAGCTGCCATCCACCCCTCTCCCCAAGCTGCCATCCACCCCTCTCCCCAAGCTGCCATCCACCTCTCTCCCCAAGCTGCcatccaccacccctctccccaaGCTGCCATCCACCCCTCTCCCCAAGCTGCCATCCACCCCCTCTCCCCAAGCTGCCATCCACCCCCTCTCCCCAAGCTGCCATCCACCCCCTCTCCCCAAGCTGCCATCCACCCCCTCTCCCCAAGCTGCCATCCATCCCCTCTCCCCAAGCTGCcatccaccacccctctcccaaGCTGCCATCCACCCCCTCTTCTTCTCAAGCTGCATCCACCACCCCTCTCCAAGCTGCCATCCACCCCTCTTCTCAAGCTGCCATCCACCCCCTCTCCCCAAGCTGCCATCCACCCCTCTCCACAAGCTGCcatccaccccctctcccccaagcTGCCATCCACCCCCTCTCCCCAGATATGGTAGATAAGGGGTCAGATATGGTAGATAAGGGGTCAGATATGGTAGATAAGGGGTCAGATATGGTAGATAAGGGGTCAGATATGGTATATAAGGGGTCAGATATGGTAGATAAGGGGTCAGATATGGTAGATAAGGGGTCAGATATGGTAGATAAGGGGCAGATATGGTAGATAAGGGGTCAGATATGGTAGATAAGGGGTAGAAATATTGAGGTTAAAGGTTAAGGGGAACCTCTTAACTCAGTGAGTCAGTGTCATCCTTaactattctcccccccccccaacccaccttttggtgggctgggggggggggagtagaataGGTCTATTCTACCCCCAACCCCCGGCTCATATATGAGGATCAGACGGTTCCTCACCATACTTCACCATACTTCATCATACCTcatacaatactcaccatcatacaTTCATCGTGTGACTTACATACACAGTGATGTGTTTGGCTACATTATGTGTAGTACACTTACCACCACTTTACCACATAATGTGAACCACTTGTGCTTGGAAATGTAAATGGTTGAGCTAAacagcattgtgtgtgtgtgtgtgtgtgtgtgtgtgtgtgtgtgtgtgtgtgtgtgtgtgtgtgtgtgtgtgtgtgtgtgtgtgtgtgtgtatgtgtgtgtgtgtgtgtatgaagagGCCAAGAGGCAAGAGAGTTGCTACAACATGGCTGTTAATTACTGAACCACCCAACAACAACTGGGTGATTACAGCGCCTCCTTTACAACTCCAAGATGTAATGACATTAGAGCCAGGCGTGTTACACAACCATTACACGGGTACAGGTCCTGTATATCATCACACGTTACAATACAAGACTTAGATACAGTTGAGTCCATCTGGGAAGTCCGTCAATATGGGAGAGCTTTCAATATAATCAAACCGGACATGATAGCGCTCGCTAACACCtctaaatactgaacaagttggagCAATGTAGAACCAGGAGAtgctttgtcacccacaggtttgggaacccatggaaccgcctacccgcccgaGCCCTAAATACCAAGACTGCAGTTCAAAATGCAgttaaaaaaactaaaaaaaaatcacaaacaaGGGGAGGGGACGTttaacaagccaccggcttcctgcccCCGCTGAGGCCACTAGGTGGAGAGAGGAGGTCAGTCAGAGACACACTAGCCTGCTCTTGTTCACCAGCCCGTccccctaacctgccagaggacccacaacagaaaacgggacagtacgtcactttcgccagccgcttccattttccagtacgacaatttttaTGGCCTTATGTGACACATACGACCGAAAAACGACGTTctatgcaggaggacaggttgcgttTACTCGAGTTAGACAGGCGCCGCGAGCATCTGCCCTCAGATTGgacaactgagagagagagagagagagagagagagagagagagagagagagagagagagagagagagagagagagagagagagagagagagaggagagagagagagagttagagagagagtagagagagagagagagagagagagagagagagagagagagagagaggagagagagagagagagagagagagagagagagagagagagagttagagagagagagagagagagagagagagagaggagagagagagagagagagagagagagagagagagagagagagagagagagagagagagagagagagagagagagagagagttagagagagagagagagagagagagagagagagagatgagagagagagagagagagagagagagagagagagagagagagagagagagagagagagagagagagacagagagagcacaGCTCTGGGCGCTACCTGCCAGGCGGGGGTAGCAGCAGGAAGAGCAACCTGACAATGTGCAACAGGTGTGCAACAGGTccgtgcagggagggagggagggggaggccaGGGGctgacacccaccaccagcactaccaggtGAGTAAGGCCAGGTGAGTACCCTCActcatgtacaccaccaccagcacaaccaggtgagtaaggCCAGGTGAGTACCCTCActcatgtacaccaccaccagcacaaccaggtgagtaaggCCAGGTGAGTACCCTCACTcacgtacaccaccaccagcacaaccaggtgagtaaggCCAGGTGAGTACCCTCACTCATGTACACACACTCCTCCAGGCCAGACTCAGTCGCCACTTTCTACCATAACGGGCCAGTTTTTGTGGCTGAAGCacaaggtgctggtggtgggggggggggggggtcgtgggggggtggggggggagggtggtggtggagggttgtggtgggtggtggtggtggagggtggtgttggagggtactggtggtggttgttcaccaacaaccaccaccaccaccataaaggtGCACCCCACAAGTGTACCAACACCCACGCCTCTACACCAAGGTAAACCAGACCTCCGTAACACTCTACATAAACAAGTGGCAAGCAACATAATGGATTTGGAGGAAACTCAAATAATACGTATACCAAGCCGAAACAGATGTCAGAAGGAGGAACACAGAGAATGTCTGGGACTGGGTTACAGACCCACTTGTATACCTGAGTCACAGACACAATTACCCACTACAACACAGCTACAAACTACGGCAACAACCCTACAACTACGACACGCAACAACCCTACAACTACAACAGGCAACAaccctacaactacgacagacaacaaCCCTACAACTACGACAAGCAACAACCCTACAACTACAACAGGCAACAaccctacaactacgacagacaacaaCCCCTACAACTACAACAGACAACAACCCTACAACTACAACAAGCAACAACCCTACAACTACAACAAGCAACAACCCTACAACTACAACAGACAACAACCCTACAACTACAACAGACAACAACCCTACAACTACAACAGACAACAACCCAACAACTACAACAGACAACAACCCTACAACTACAACAAGCAACAACCCTACAACT
The window above is part of the Procambarus clarkii isolate CNS0578487 chromosome 16, FALCON_Pclarkii_2.0, whole genome shotgun sequence genome. Proteins encoded here:
- the LOC138365351 gene encoding uncharacterized protein, with protein sequence MRHQRSRSVGQGLTKPRSPYRKNDRLAGNDLQPVAAITHVATITQVAAITQVAAITQVAAITQVAAITQVAAITQVAAITQVAAITQVAAITQVAAITQVAAITQVAAITHVVTITQVAAITQVAAITQVAAITQVAAITQVATITQVAAITQVAAITQVAAITQVAAITQVAAITQVAAITQVAAITQVAAITQVTAITQVAAITQVATITQVAAITQVATITQVAAITQVAAITQVAAITQVAAITQVAAITQVAAITQVTAITQVAAITQVTAITQVAAITQVAAITQVAAITQVAAITQVTAITQVAAITQVAAITQVAAITQVAAITQVAAIIEVAAITQVAAITQVAAITQVAAIIEVAAITQVATITQVATITQLAAITQVATITQVAAITQVATITQLAAITQVAAITQVAAITQVATITQVAAITQVAAITQVATITQVAAITQVATITQVAAITQVAAITQVATITQVAAITQVAAITQVATITQVAAITQVAAITQVATITQVAAITQVAAITQVATITQVAAITQVAAVTQVATITQVATITQVAAITQVAAITQVAAITQVATITQVAAITQVAAITQVAAITQVATITQVATITQVAAITQVATITQVAAITQVATITQVAAITQVATITQVAAITQVATITQVAAITQVATITQVAAITQVATITQVAAITQVATITQVAAITQVATITQVAAITQVATITQVAAITQVATITQVAAITQVAAITQVAAITQVATITQVAAITQVATITQVAAITQVATITQVAAITQVAAITQVAAITQVATITQVAAITQVATITQVASITQVAAITQVATITQVAAITQVATITQVAAITQVATITQVAAITQVAAITQVAAITQVAAITQVAAITQVAAITQVATITQVAAITQVATITQVAAITQVATITQVAAITQVAAITQVAAITQVATITQVAAITQVAAITQVAAITQVAAMSLPKVIFGPYEQIHKGSDEGSNLRPRRSQTSLNSLSYMEKNCNREILPTYTDPAASPRHKPEFYTTSPMHPGSVNRLFYLFTFTS
- the LOC123760219 gene encoding activating signal cointegrator 1 complex subunit 2 homolog, yielding MCNRCATATNYGNNPTTTTRNNPTTTTGNNPTTTTDNNPTTTTSNNPTTTTGNNPTTTTDNNPYNYNRQQPYNYNKQQPYNYNKQQPYNYNRQQPYNYNRQQPYNYNRQQPNNYNRQQPYNYNKQQPYNYNRQQPYNCNKQQPYNYNRQQPYNISTVNPGLTSGIIKAVNKKYEFEENFGLA
- the LOC138365352 gene encoding splicing factor 3A subunit 2-like, producing MTSSQAAIHPLSPSCHPPLSPSCHPPPLPKLPSTPLPKLPSTPLPKLPSTPSPQAAIHTLSPSCHPPHSTSCHPPLSPSCHPPLSPSCHPPLSPSCHPPLSPSCHPPPLSPSCHPPLSPSCHPPPLPKLPSTPSPQAAIHPLSPSCHPPPLPKLPSIPSPQAAIHHPSPKLPSTPSSSQAASTTPLQAAIHPSSQAAIHPLSPSCHPPLSTSCHPPPLPQAAIHPLSPDMVDKGSDMVDKGSDMVDKGSDMVDKGSDMVYKGSDMVDKGSDMVDKGSDMVDKGQIW